The Motacilla alba alba isolate MOTALB_02 chromosome 14, Motacilla_alba_V1.0_pri, whole genome shotgun sequence genome includes a region encoding these proteins:
- the GPR139 gene encoding probable G-protein coupled receptor 139, with the protein MEHNHLHLHNGSLLAHHRYGCGLGYAPVVYYSLLLCLGLPANILTVIILSQLVARRQKSSYNYLLALAAADILVLFFIVFVDFLMEDFILNKQMPQVLDKIIEVLEFSSIHTSIWITVPLTIDRYIAVCHPLKYHTVSYPARTRKVIVSVYITCFLTSIPYYWWPNIWIEDYISTSMHHVLIWVHCFTVYLVPCSIFFILNSIIVYKLRRKSNFRLRGYSTGKTTAILFTITSIFAILWAPRIIMILYHLYVSPINNSWVVHIVSDIANMLALLNTAINFFLYCFISKRFRTMAAATLKAFFKCQKQPVQFYTNHNFSITSSPWISPANSHCIKMLVYQYDKNGKPIKISP; encoded by the exons ATGGAGCACAACCACCTCCACCTCCACAACGGCTCGCTCCTGGCGCACCACCGCTATGGCTGCGGCTTGGGATACGCACCTGTCGTCTACTacagcctgctgctctgcctcggGCTGCCGG CAAACATCTTGACAGTCATCATCCTCTCCCAGCTTGTAGCTCGCAGGCAGAAGTCCTCCTATAATTACCTTCTAGCTCTAGCTGCTGCTGACATCCTGGTTCTCTTCTTCATCGTCTTTGTTGACTTCCTCATGGAAGACTTCATCTTAAACAAACAGATGCCTCAGGTACTGGACAAAATAATCGAGGTTCTGGAATTTTCTTCCATCCACACGTCGATTTGGATCACGGTGCCGCTGACCATCGACCGCTACATCGCCGTGTGCCACCCCCTCAAGTACCACACGGTCTCCTACCCTGCTCGTACTCGCAAGGTCATTGTCAGCGTCTACATCACCTGCTTCCTGACCAGCATCCCCTACTACTGGTGGCCCAACATTTGGATTGAAGACTACATCAGCACGTCCATGCACCACGTCCTCATCTGGGTCCACTGCTTCACCGTGTACTTGGTGCCCTGCTCCATCTTCTTCATCCTGAACTCCATCATTGTGTACAAGCTGCGGCGAAAGAGCAATTTCCGCCTGCGAGGGTACTCCACAGGGAAAACAACAGCCATTTTGTTTACTATAACTTCTATTTTTGCCATACTGTGGGCACCAAGAATAATCATGATACTGTATCACCTCTACGTGTCTCCTATAAACAACAGCTGGGTGGTCCATATTGTGTCGGACATCGCCAATatgctggcactgctgaacactgcaattaatttcttcctctaCTGTTTTATTAGCAAAAGATTTCGCACAATGGCAGCTGCCACCTTGAAAGCCTTCTTTAAGTGTCAGAAGCAACCTGTGCAATTCTATACAAACCATAACTTTTCCATAACAAGCAGCCCTTGGATTTCCCCAGCCAACTCTCACTGCATCAAAATGCTTGTTTACCAGTATGATAAGAATGGGAAGCCTATAAAAATATCACCATGA